The following is a genomic window from Leptotrichia sp. OH3620_COT-345.
TATTTTTTTCTTAAATTTAAAAAAAATTATAAAAAAATATTTGTTATATAAAAAAAATATGCTAGAATATATTAGAAGAAAAATCTAAATATTTACGGAGGTAATGAAAATGAAAAAAATACCTGAAGCGGTAGGACCTTATTCAGCATTCAGAATTGTAGGAGATTTTATGTATATATCCGGGCAGTTGGGAATAAATCCTGAAACTCAAAATATTGATTCGGATACAGTTGAAGGGCAGGCAAAACAAGCTCTGGAAAATATGAAAGCAATATTGGAAAATAACGGATTTACAATGGCAAATGTAATAAAAACAACTGTACTGCTTGACAAAATATCTGATTTTGTCCCTGTAAACAACATATATGCAGAATATTTCGAAGCACCTTATCCTGCGAGATCAGCTTTTGAAGTAGCTAAATTACCTAAAGGAGCTCTTGTTGAAATAGAAGCTATAGCTTATATTAAATAAAAAACTGTAAAATAAAAATATTTATTTGAGAATAACTTTTTAAAAGGAAAATAATACTTTTAAAAAGTTATTTTTTTGATTTTTTTATGAAGATTCATTGTGGTTTTTACATATTTTTGCTACCGATTGTAAAATTTTTTAAATTTCAAAAATACTTGTTATGCTTGGAAAATAAGAAAATTTTAATGTTTTAGTCA
Proteins encoded in this region:
- a CDS encoding Rid family detoxifying hydrolase, producing MKKIPEAVGPYSAFRIVGDFMYISGQLGINPETQNIDSDTVEGQAKQALENMKAILENNGFTMANVIKTTVLLDKISDFVPVNNIYAEYFEAPYPARSAFEVAKLPKGALVEIEAIAYIK